The Methanomethylovorans hollandica DSM 15978 genome includes a region encoding these proteins:
- a CDS encoding DUF424 domain-containing protein, with translation MYMKVHISSSNVVVAICDKEVLGKTLKEGNITVTVNEEFFYGETVGPETVEKTLRKATTANLFGEKCIQCAVNCGVVDPKSVIIINGVPHAQVFRV, from the coding sequence ATGTATATGAAGGTCCATATTTCCAGCAGCAATGTAGTTGTTGCCATATGTGATAAAGAGGTCCTTGGAAAGACCTTAAAAGAGGGAAATATTACAGTAACAGTTAATGAAGAGTTTTTCTATGGTGAGACGGTTGGACCAGAAACTGTTGAGAAAACTCTCAGAAAAGCAACCACAGCTAACCTTTTTGGGGAAAAGTGTATTCAGTGTGCTGTCAACTGTGGCGTGGTAGACCCGAAAAGTGTGATAATAATAAATGGTGTGCCACATGCTCAAGTATTCAGAGTATGA
- the pap gene encoding polyphosphate:AMP phosphotransferase, translating to MLKNIDLSLSMTKTEYKSQIDDLYIRIGELQRKAWKMRIPIVIVFEGWHASGMAEIINRCLMGLNPMGFRYHVTTKPTYEDLKKPLIWRFWQDIPAYGSIAIFDRSWYSRAVIEYFNRKGNNEQFEHCVERINVFERQLADDGHLIIKFFMHITQKEQQKRFREYEKKIIPLCVVDEELDYLNEYDNYLPFIDQILESTHRGYAPWTVIEAEESNHATVKVLSTTISMMEAHIEKINDKTLKPFKDTISSIDPSAPRLSQVDLSLKTEEDEYEEKKDQYQERLGELQYELFNQKIPVVVAFEGWDAAGKGGNIRRIARKLDPRLYSVEPVGVPNDFEKNHHYLWRFYRKIPEAGHITIFDRSWYGRVLVERVEAFSKEEQWKRAYNEINEFEEILTDFGTIIVKFWLHIDENEQLKRFKERENTSYKQWKITSDDWRNREKWGEYSEAVDEMLLKTHTTHAPWTIVEANDKKYARLKTLKTLVKTIEKEL from the coding sequence ATGCTCAAGAATATTGATCTTTCTCTCTCTATGACCAAGACGGAGTACAAATCCCAGATAGATGATCTGTATATCCGTATAGGAGAACTGCAGCGTAAAGCCTGGAAGATGAGGATACCGATTGTCATTGTGTTTGAAGGATGGCATGCTTCCGGCATGGCAGAGATCATTAATCGTTGTCTGATGGGATTAAACCCAATGGGGTTCAGGTACCATGTTACAACGAAACCAACATATGAAGATCTCAAAAAACCTCTTATTTGGAGGTTCTGGCAGGACATACCTGCATATGGCAGCATTGCTATCTTTGACAGGAGCTGGTATAGCCGGGCTGTCATAGAATATTTTAACAGAAAAGGAAACAACGAACAATTTGAACATTGTGTTGAAAGGATAAATGTTTTTGAACGGCAGCTTGCAGACGACGGTCACCTCATAATTAAATTCTTTATGCATATAACCCAGAAAGAACAGCAGAAAAGGTTTCGGGAATATGAGAAGAAGATCATACCCCTCTGTGTTGTTGATGAGGAACTTGATTATCTCAATGAATATGACAACTATCTGCCTTTCATAGACCAGATTCTTGAAAGCACACACAGGGGATATGCTCCCTGGACTGTCATAGAGGCCGAAGAATCTAATCACGCAACAGTAAAAGTGCTTTCTACGACCATAAGCATGATGGAAGCACATATCGAAAAAATAAATGATAAAACCTTAAAACCCTTTAAGGATACTATCAGCAGTATAGATCCATCCGCCCCCAGACTTTCACAGGTCGATCTTTCCCTGAAGACCGAAGAGGATGAATATGAGGAAAAAAAGGATCAGTACCAGGAAAGGCTGGGTGAACTGCAGTATGAATTGTTCAACCAAAAAATTCCCGTGGTAGTAGCCTTTGAAGGATGGGATGCTGCAGGCAAAGGTGGTAACATAAGACGGATAGCCAGGAAACTTGATCCCAGGCTTTATAGTGTTGAACCTGTGGGGGTGCCCAATGATTTTGAAAAGAACCATCACTATTTGTGGCGTTTCTATCGAAAAATACCCGAAGCCGGACATATAACCATCTTTGACCGAAGCTGGTATGGAAGGGTGCTGGTGGAGAGGGTGGAAGCCTTTTCCAAGGAAGAACAATGGAAGCGGGCATACAACGAGATAAATGAGTTCGAGGAAATATTGACAGATTTCGGGACGATCATAGTAAAGTTCTGGTTGCACATAGATGAGAACGAACAATTGAAAAGATTCAAGGAAAGAGAAAACACTTCTTATAAACAGTGGAAGATAACCTCGGATGACTGGAGGAACAGGGAAAAATGGGGCGAATATAGTGAAGCAGTAGATGAGATGCTTTTAAAGACGCATACTACTCATGCTCCCTGGACAATTGTCGAAGCAAATGATAAAAAATATGCAAGATTAAAGACCTTAAAAACACTTGTGAAAACCATTGAGAAAGAGCTGTAG
- a CDS encoding S-layer protein domain-containing protein, whose protein sequence is MWIGKYLSVLLLVLIICTPTGAVLPAKAAPVVEDVLLNDTSIYLLAGNTWHFYQGYNLTIKSVNQEADSVWLELSLGNNILQSVILREGDLFIYKKNDQTLLNITVDTIYAGDDEELVAFSPVFQYLDRNLPEPLIPEDENNQGQNISLDDNISNGTNGIEGFRLHMAVPVIVIIAALMLFFRKKDP, encoded by the coding sequence ATGTGGATAGGAAAATATCTATCCGTATTGCTATTGGTTCTGATCATCTGCACGCCGACAGGTGCTGTATTACCCGCTAAGGCTGCTCCTGTAGTGGAAGATGTACTTTTAAATGATACAAGCATATATCTTCTTGCAGGCAATACCTGGCATTTTTATCAGGGATATAATCTTACTATAAAAAGTGTGAATCAGGAAGCTGACAGTGTATGGCTGGAACTGTCTTTGGGAAATAATATTTTGCAAAGTGTAATCCTCAGAGAAGGAGATCTTTTTATCTATAAGAAAAATGATCAGACTCTCCTGAACATAACTGTGGATACCATCTATGCTGGCGATGATGAGGAGCTTGTAGCTTTCTCACCAGTGTTCCAGTACCTGGATAGGAATCTGCCTGAACCTCTAATTCCGGAAGATGAAAATAATCAAGGGCAGAATATCAGTCTCGACGATAATATCTCAAATGGGACAAATGGAATTGAGGGATTCAGATTGCATATGGCAGTTCCGGTTATAGTAATCATTGCTGCTTTAATGCTGTTTTTTAGAAAAAAAGATCCTTAA
- a CDS encoding CYTH domain-containing protein has translation MEIEAKFSVPKKDTFEALMSAQSIGPFALSTAVQARLEDTYLDTVDMAIMSSGHYLRRRQKEDSIIYTIKSLGGMRKNGVRHREEMEYLLKQDTPFEKWNDPDMKEFLAGIVGKNKLIPLFNVSHIRNVRNIFNKEKHVAELSLDDVLITVWEKRLEYLEIEVEMLPEGNKGDMEKLMDELKKNYSLSPDSLAKFEYALQLMQEVEKEGPFLKENMDLVSKPLSVQKLFEIHHVERVHARKVTENALKLFDELKEVHGLEEEYRRVIWIAALVHDVGVYTNMADHHKTGRDILMHSPPRELPHRFWPVAVWTTFLHKKKMSREKLEKLQLKPFGKMSAQMQENTLRLAALIRIADGLDYSRMHSQLNRITIEEKKILITVQGPGAQTDAARADEKSDLWRILYEHEITFKAAEQNP, from the coding sequence ATGGAAATAGAAGCTAAATTTTCGGTTCCCAAAAAGGATACTTTTGAAGCCCTTATGTCTGCCCAAAGCATCGGCCCCTTTGCACTAAGTACTGCTGTTCAGGCCCGGCTGGAGGACACTTATCTGGATACCGTGGACATGGCTATAATGTCCAGTGGACATTACCTCAGGCGCAGGCAAAAGGAAGACAGTATAATTTACACAATCAAATCCCTTGGAGGGATGCGAAAAAATGGTGTGAGGCATAGGGAAGAAATGGAGTACTTACTGAAACAGGACACACCATTTGAAAAATGGAACGATCCGGATATGAAAGAATTTCTTGCCGGTATAGTGGGAAAAAACAAACTTATACCACTCTTCAATGTATCCCATATAAGGAACGTGAGAAATATCTTTAATAAGGAGAAGCATGTGGCAGAGCTCAGCCTGGATGATGTGTTGATAACGGTCTGGGAAAAAAGGCTGGAATATCTGGAAATAGAAGTGGAGATGCTTCCCGAAGGAAATAAGGGAGATATGGAAAAGCTGATGGATGAGCTTAAAAAAAACTATAGTCTTTCCCCTGATTCTCTCGCAAAGTTTGAGTATGCGCTGCAATTAATGCAAGAAGTGGAAAAAGAAGGTCCTTTTCTAAAAGAGAACATGGATCTTGTATCTAAACCTCTCTCTGTGCAGAAACTCTTTGAAATTCATCATGTTGAAAGAGTGCATGCTAGAAAGGTCACAGAAAATGCTCTTAAGCTTTTCGATGAGCTAAAAGAGGTACATGGCCTGGAAGAAGAGTATCGCAGGGTAATATGGATAGCTGCTCTGGTACATGATGTGGGAGTGTACACCAACATGGCAGACCACCATAAGACTGGCAGGGATATACTGATGCATTCCCCTCCCAGGGAGTTACCTCATAGGTTCTGGCCAGTTGCAGTGTGGACAACTTTCCTGCACAAGAAGAAGATGAGCAGGGAAAAACTGGAAAAACTGCAGCTCAAGCCATTTGGAAAAATGTCAGCGCAGATGCAGGAGAATACACTCAGGCTGGCAGCACTCATACGCATTGCTGATGGGCTGGATTATAGCCGCATGCATTCACAGTTGAACAGGATCACCATAGAGGAAAAGAAAATACTGATCACAGTACAGGGCCCTGGTGCACAAACAGATGCTGCCAGAGCTGATGAGAAAAGTGATCTATGGAGGATCCTGTATGAACATGAAATAACTTTCAAAGCAGCTGAACAGAATCCCTGA
- the oadA gene encoding sodium-extruding oxaloacetate decarboxylase subunit alpha — protein MKVKITETVLRDAHQSLIATRMRTRNMLPIMDKLDQVGYYSLEMWGGATFDTCIRYLNEDPWERLRSLKKQMHNTYAQMLLRGQNLVGYRHYSDDVVEKFVQKAYENGIDIFRVFDAVNDIRNMEKAISVAKKQGAHVQGAICYTTSPVHTIEKYVELARDLAEHECDSLCIKDMAGLISPHQAYELVKAIKKEVNLPVDLHSHCTSGMAPMSYMAACRAGVDILDTAVSPLAWGTSQPPTESIVAALEETERATGLDIELITEVAEYFKKIKDELRCVLNPISEQIDTNVLVYQIPGGMLSNLVSQLKEQNALDKYKDVLKEMPRVRAELGYPPLVTPTSQIVGTQAVLNVLMGERYKVIPKEVKDYARGLYGRPPHKIDEDILVKLIQDEEPITCRPADLLEPEYEKMKAQAEKLGLIKKEEDVLTYILYPAIAPAFLRGESKEEELTPIMTEMHPCAVSSSQGIPTEFKVEVDGDVFNVKVHPVDGSLTVTESSGKPSARSVAGAVTSHMQGMVLSIKVGVGDDVKEGDIICVMEAMKMENAIHAPHSGIVKEIFFGEGDPVASGDILMAIE, from the coding sequence ATGAAAGTAAAAATTACAGAGACCGTCCTGCGAGATGCACACCAATCGCTCATAGCCACCCGCATGCGCACCCGCAACATGCTACCCATAATGGACAAACTCGATCAAGTAGGGTATTATTCTCTTGAGATGTGGGGAGGTGCCACATTCGATACCTGCATCAGATATCTGAACGAAGATCCGTGGGAAAGGCTCAGGTCACTCAAAAAACAAATGCATAATACTTATGCTCAGATGTTACTTCGGGGACAGAACCTCGTGGGTTACAGGCATTATTCGGATGACGTTGTTGAGAAGTTCGTTCAGAAGGCCTATGAAAATGGTATAGATATTTTCAGGGTATTCGATGCTGTCAATGATATCCGCAATATGGAAAAGGCCATATCAGTAGCTAAAAAGCAGGGAGCTCACGTTCAGGGTGCTATATGTTATACTACAAGTCCCGTGCACACTATAGAAAAATACGTGGAACTTGCAAGAGATCTGGCGGAGCATGAATGTGATTCTTTGTGTATAAAGGATATGGCGGGACTTATTTCTCCCCATCAGGCATATGAGCTTGTAAAGGCTATCAAGAAAGAAGTCAATTTGCCAGTGGACCTGCATTCTCATTGTACATCCGGTATGGCACCTATGAGCTACATGGCAGCATGCAGGGCAGGTGTGGACATATTGGACACTGCAGTATCACCTCTGGCGTGGGGAACTTCACAGCCTCCCACAGAATCCATAGTAGCTGCCTTGGAAGAGACAGAGCGTGCCACTGGTCTGGATATAGAGCTCATTACAGAGGTCGCAGAGTATTTCAAGAAGATAAAAGATGAGCTGAGGTGTGTCCTTAACCCAATATCAGAACAGATCGATACTAATGTGCTGGTATATCAGATTCCGGGTGGCATGCTCTCTAACCTTGTATCTCAGTTAAAGGAACAGAATGCTCTGGACAAGTACAAGGATGTGCTCAAGGAAATGCCCCGGGTCCGTGCAGAACTGGGATATCCTCCGCTTGTGACTCCCACCAGCCAGATCGTGGGTACTCAGGCAGTACTTAATGTACTCATGGGGGAACGCTACAAGGTCATCCCCAAGGAGGTCAAGGACTATGCCCGGGGGCTGTATGGCAGACCACCTCACAAGATAGATGAGGACATATTGGTTAAGCTCATACAGGACGAAGAGCCTATCACTTGCCGCCCGGCCGATCTGCTTGAACCTGAATATGAGAAGATGAAAGCTCAGGCAGAGAAATTGGGCCTCATTAAGAAGGAAGAGGATGTCCTCACTTACATCTTGTATCCTGCAATAGCCCCGGCTTTCCTGAGGGGCGAATCAAAAGAGGAAGAACTCACTCCCATCATGACAGAAATGCATCCCTGTGCAGTTTCCAGTTCTCAGGGAATACCCACAGAGTTCAAGGTGGAAGTGGATGGTGATGTTTTCAATGTGAAGGTCCATCCGGTGGATGGTTCCCTTACGGTGACAGAAAGCTCTGGAAAACCCTCTGCAAGATCGGTTGCTGGAGCGGTCACAAGCCATATGCAGGGCATGGTCCTCTCCATCAAGGTTGGCGTAGGCGATGATGTTAAGGAAGGTGACATTATATGTGTCATGGAGGCCATGAAAATGGAAAATGCTATTCATGCACCACACAGTGGGATTGTTAAAGAGATCTTCTTCGGGGAAGGCGATCCTGTTGCCTCCGGAGATATATTGATGGCAATCGAATGA
- a CDS encoding coiled-coil protein, with amino-acid sequence MTDASSISEKDLKLKVNELRTQITRDERELRSLFNELRLHRTNMGELKEKRDSLNSQVKEIVARARELKEKRDEVNTKISELKDVKNARISASQQVSDEIGKLKAERDALNKVSRGTVDIISKAYSAELDTFLNADVPLHHEIDVLGRLVQLEERLKAAMKADEVHKKIQETYDAAVSQQFGSGENIGSTIKELAQISQQYHLEMIDVYKKVDEMRKDADLYHAQIKEKFGVTEPLRARIDPLKQRTSQLREELSSYLEKLNDVQLVKDEKKQQEQRVVAKEKLEKTGKMSLQDLKVLMENGDLEL; translated from the coding sequence ATGACAGATGCATCATCCATCTCAGAAAAGGATCTAAAATTAAAGGTAAATGAACTAAGGACCCAGATAACGCGGGATGAGAGAGAACTAAGGTCCCTGTTCAATGAACTACGGCTTCACCGAACTAATATGGGAGAACTCAAGGAAAAAAGAGATAGTTTGAACTCCCAGGTCAAGGAAATTGTCGCAAGGGCCAGGGAGCTAAAAGAAAAAAGAGATGAGGTTAATACAAAGATCTCTGAGCTTAAAGATGTGAAAAATGCCAGGATATCAGCAAGCCAGCAAGTTTCAGATGAAATTGGAAAACTGAAAGCTGAAAGGGATGCACTGAATAAGGTTTCAAGAGGCACTGTAGATATCATTTCTAAAGCATATTCTGCAGAACTGGATACATTCCTTAATGCAGATGTACCCCTGCATCATGAGATCGATGTCTTGGGCAGGTTAGTACAGCTTGAAGAACGTTTGAAAGCTGCCATGAAAGCAGATGAAGTACATAAGAAAATCCAGGAAACCTATGATGCGGCCGTGTCTCAACAGTTTGGATCAGGAGAAAATATTGGATCTACTATAAAAGAACTGGCTCAAATTTCACAGCAATACCATCTGGAAATGATAGACGTATACAAGAAAGTTGATGAAATGCGCAAAGATGCGGATCTCTATCATGCTCAGATAAAGGAAAAATTCGGGGTCACAGAACCTCTCAGAGCCAGAATTGATCCATTGAAACAGAGGACCTCACAGCTAAGGGAGGAGCTGAGCAGCTATCTTGAGAAATTAAATGATGTCCAGCTTGTGAAAGATGAAAAGAAACAGCAGGAACAAAGAGTAGTTGCTAAAGAGAAGCTGGAAAAGACAGGAAAGATGAGCCTTCAAGATCTGAAAGTGCTTATGGAGAACGGGGACCTGGAATTGTGA
- a CDS encoding biotin--[acetyl-CoA-carboxylase] ligase, whose translation MSTNLAEIIRILKEADGKPVSGEELGERLGVSRAMVWKYISSLKEGGYEIESSPKTGYILKVVPDMLYPEEIKDGLNTTLIGNNIFYFAELESTNSFAKEMAKEAEEGTVVIAESQKKGRGRLGRNWQSPKGGVNLSVILKPNIPLDHAARLTLMTGLAAANTIRSLGLDARIKWPNDVLIKDKKVCGILTEVDAEMEQVDYIIIGIGINANVNVDDFPPGIRENATSLQKELGTEVNRVEFVQKLLYEIEQQYIKFKTQEFSAILSEWINLSDTIGKNVTIMTPSKMVEGKAIGITDTGAISVRTKDGKRVNLIAGRCVYTRTR comes from the coding sequence GTGAGCACTAATTTAGCTGAGATCATACGGATATTGAAAGAAGCTGATGGAAAACCAGTATCAGGGGAGGAACTTGGAGAACGGTTAGGTGTTTCCAGGGCAATGGTCTGGAAGTATATAAGTTCCTTGAAGGAAGGGGGATACGAGATCGAATCATCCCCAAAAACGGGCTATATTTTAAAGGTAGTCCCGGATATGCTTTACCCTGAAGAGATCAAAGACGGGCTAAATACCACTTTGATAGGTAATAATATCTTTTACTTTGCAGAGTTGGAATCAACTAACAGCTTCGCTAAGGAAATGGCCAAGGAAGCAGAAGAAGGTACAGTGGTCATAGCTGAGTCCCAGAAGAAAGGACGGGGGCGGTTAGGAAGGAACTGGCAGTCACCTAAAGGAGGAGTCAATCTTTCTGTAATACTCAAACCTAATATCCCTCTTGATCATGCAGCAAGGCTTACATTAATGACAGGACTTGCAGCAGCAAATACTATTCGGTCCCTTGGGCTCGATGCCCGTATAAAATGGCCTAATGATGTACTCATAAAAGATAAAAAGGTATGTGGCATACTCACAGAAGTAGATGCTGAAATGGAACAGGTCGATTATATTATCATTGGGATTGGTATTAATGCCAATGTCAATGTGGACGATTTCCCTCCGGGGATACGTGAGAATGCGACAAGCCTCCAGAAAGAACTTGGTACAGAGGTTAATAGGGTAGAATTCGTCCAAAAATTACTGTATGAAATTGAGCAACAATATATAAAGTTCAAGACACAGGAATTTTCTGCTATCCTAAGCGAATGGATCAATCTCTCAGATACTATTGGTAAGAACGTCACCATAATGACCCCTTCGAAGATGGTTGAAGGCAAAGCTATAGGGATCACTGATACAGGAGCTATCTCTGTCAGAACAAAAGATGGGAAAAGGGTAAACCTTATTGCTGGTAGATGTGTCTATACACGTACTAGATGA
- a CDS encoding acetyl-CoA carboxylase biotin carboxylase subunit codes for MFNKVLIANRGEIAIRAMRACRELGVKTVAVYSEADKNALFAKYADEAYLLGPAPSSQSYLNMEKILDVAEKTGSEAIHPGYGFLSENHVFASKCEKAGVVFIGPPANVIKKMGSKIEARKTMSKAGVPVVPGTENAISEVDEAAEIAEDIGYPVIIKASAGGGGIGMKIVHSREEFANAIASIQSVAKSAFGDPTVFIEKYLDEPRHIEFQLLADRYGNTVHCNERECSIQRRHQKLIEEAPSPIITEEMRELMGEAAVKGAKSIGYENAGTMEFLYSKGEFYFLEMNTRLQVEHSITELITGLDLAKKQLCIAAGEELAYSQEDIPLWGWAIECRINAEDPLNDFAPSPGKIRRYRSSGGPGVRVDSGVHMGYTISPYYDSMISKLSVWAPTRIEAIHRMDRALYEYVVVGVATNIPFHKAVIRHEQFLKGNLTTHFIEDNSIIKDVERVVKEDSEKGATLASALENKSTMVAAVTAAVESYMHAAKNQSSNTE; via the coding sequence ATGTTTAACAAAGTGCTCATTGCGAACAGAGGTGAAATAGCCATCCGGGCCATGAGGGCCTGCAGAGAGCTGGGAGTGAAGACCGTTGCCGTATATTCTGAAGCTGATAAGAATGCCCTCTTCGCAAAGTATGCTGACGAAGCATATCTTTTAGGCCCGGCACCTTCAAGCCAGAGCTATCTTAATATGGAGAAGATACTTGATGTAGCTGAGAAGACAGGTTCTGAAGCTATACACCCTGGTTATGGTTTTCTGTCGGAAAATCATGTATTTGCATCCAAATGTGAAAAAGCCGGAGTAGTTTTCATAGGTCCTCCCGCAAATGTTATCAAGAAAATGGGTAGTAAGATCGAGGCTCGTAAGACCATGAGCAAGGCAGGGGTCCCTGTAGTTCCAGGTACCGAAAATGCCATCTCTGAGGTCGACGAAGCTGCCGAGATCGCAGAAGATATTGGCTATCCGGTAATAATAAAAGCGTCTGCAGGTGGTGGCGGTATAGGAATGAAGATAGTCCATTCCAGAGAGGAATTTGCCAACGCTATCGCTTCCATTCAATCTGTTGCAAAATCTGCTTTTGGGGATCCAACTGTATTCATAGAAAAATACCTGGATGAACCCAGGCACATAGAGTTCCAGTTACTCGCTGACAGGTACGGGAATACGGTCCATTGCAATGAAAGAGAATGCTCTATACAGCGCAGACATCAGAAGCTGATAGAAGAAGCTCCTTCTCCGATCATTACCGAGGAGATGCGTGAACTTATGGGAGAAGCCGCTGTCAAAGGAGCAAAGTCTATAGGCTATGAAAATGCAGGCACCATGGAGTTCCTGTATTCCAAGGGAGAGTTCTATTTCCTTGAAATGAACACGCGTCTGCAGGTAGAGCATAGTATTACAGAGCTGATAACTGGTCTTGACCTTGCTAAAAAACAACTATGCATTGCTGCTGGTGAGGAACTTGCATACTCGCAGGAGGATATTCCTCTGTGGGGCTGGGCCATAGAATGCAGGATCAACGCTGAAGATCCTTTGAACGATTTCGCTCCTTCTCCAGGAAAGATACGCAGGTACCGTTCTTCAGGCGGGCCAGGCGTGCGTGTGGACAGCGGTGTACATATGGGATACACTATTTCCCCGTATTATGATTCGATGATCTCAAAGCTCAGTGTATGGGCGCCTACGCGTATTGAAGCTATACACAGGATGGACAGAGCACTTTATGAATACGTAGTCGTGGGAGTTGCAACTAATATACCGTTCCATAAGGCAGTGATCAGGCATGAGCAGTTCCTCAAAGGCAATCTTACAACCCATTTCATAGAGGACAATTCCATAATCAAAGATGTGGAAAGAGTTGTAAAGGAAGATTCGGAAAAGGGAGCTACACTTGCATCTGCACTTGAGAACAAGTCGACAATGGTCGCTGCCGTCACTGCAGCTGTAGAGTCTTATATGCATGCGGCAAAGAATCAATCTAGTAATACAGAGTAA